In Dethiobacter alkaliphilus AHT 1, a single window of DNA contains:
- a CDS encoding tetratricopeptide repeat protein, translating to MSEKGSATTYLVAVLVILLGAAYVAVYFHDDLFAVERMERSDYEFELARQTVEANPYNWDAKIVLGKAYYYRKEYALAAELFKDALQMDEENSEATYYLGLSKMGLEEYEEAEKYLRQAVSLARYPDQLYYALGDVAMAKNDYESAIDYYLMARERMPNTSDVLISLAGAYEAEGMLDEAIELLEDAGRFSPELVDQLNREIRRVEQKR from the coding sequence ATGAGTGAGAAAGGTTCGGCAACAACGTATTTGGTGGCGGTGTTGGTGATTCTGCTGGGAGCTGCTTATGTGGCGGTTTATTTTCACGATGATTTGTTTGCAGTGGAACGAATGGAGCGTTCTGATTATGAGTTTGAGCTGGCCAGGCAGACGGTGGAGGCCAATCCCTATAACTGGGATGCCAAGATTGTGTTGGGCAAGGCGTACTACTACCGGAAAGAATATGCTTTGGCGGCGGAGTTGTTCAAAGATGCTTTGCAGATGGATGAGGAAAACAGTGAGGCTACTTATTACCTTGGGTTATCTAAGATGGGCCTGGAGGAATATGAGGAGGCTGAGAAATATTTGCGACAGGCTGTGTCCCTGGCCCGGTATCCTGACCAGTTGTATTATGCGCTGGGTGATGTGGCCATGGCCAAAAACGATTATGAAAGTGCTATAGATTATTACCTGATGGCTCGTGAAAGGATGCCTAATACCTCCGATGTGTTAATCAGCCTGGCCGGTGCTTATGAGGCCGAGGGTATGCTAGACGAGGCCATTGAATTGCTGGAAGATGCCGGTCGCTTTTCCCCCGAACTGGTAGACCAGTTAAACAGGGAAATACGGAGAGTAGAGCAGAAGCGGTAG
- a CDS encoding NHL repeat-containing protein, which yields MTQAEIPVENKSNPKKHKYIQIVLGLLIALVLLFLYLFLTKNPLLWNVPLLPDRMLTPDFLFHFDSAGLDTPRGVSSDPFDNVYVADNRNRRVRVFDKNGRAVNDFGQEHLEAPFDLVAHNGAVFVTDHIAGMVQRFNFGGSHMGTILASGDEDLGLFRPTGITADPDTGNLYITDIAEHRVIVATRDGEVLFEFGGTGEAEGSFAYPGGIALDADKNIYVADGNNARVQVFNPDGTEVLYVIYGGSADNEQLSRPGNVAVDRNGYIWITDTFSHRVFVFNGEQLMTSFGGLGIGEGELYFPYGLDFDDNGNIYVTERALGRISVFGYPTLTSGR from the coding sequence ATGACGCAAGCAGAAATTCCTGTGGAAAATAAGTCGAACCCCAAAAAGCACAAGTATATTCAGATTGTCCTCGGGTTGTTAATTGCTTTGGTACTACTCTTTTTGTATTTGTTTTTGACAAAGAATCCACTGCTGTGGAATGTACCTCTTTTGCCGGACCGGATGCTGACTCCGGATTTTCTGTTTCACTTTGATTCGGCCGGCCTGGATACGCCGCGGGGGGTTTCTTCCGACCCCTTTGACAATGTGTATGTGGCTGATAACCGTAACCGTCGAGTTCGTGTCTTTGATAAAAACGGCAGGGCAGTCAATGATTTTGGCCAGGAACATTTAGAGGCGCCGTTTGATTTGGTGGCGCACAACGGAGCTGTTTTTGTAACCGATCATATTGCCGGAATGGTGCAGCGCTTTAATTTTGGCGGCTCCCATATGGGCACGATTCTGGCCAGCGGTGACGAGGATTTGGGGCTGTTTAGGCCCACAGGGATTACAGCGGATCCGGATACAGGGAACTTATATATTACTGATATTGCGGAACACCGGGTAATTGTCGCTACCCGGGACGGAGAAGTGCTTTTTGAATTCGGCGGCACCGGAGAGGCTGAAGGCAGCTTTGCCTACCCCGGGGGAATAGCGTTGGATGCTGATAAAAACATTTATGTGGCCGATGGCAATAATGCCCGGGTCCAGGTTTTTAACCCCGACGGAACGGAAGTGCTCTATGTCATTTACGGGGGGAGTGCCGACAACGAACAGTTAAGCAGACCTGGTAATGTAGCTGTGGACAGAAACGGTTATATTTGGATAACTGATACTTTTAGTCACCGGGTATTTGTGTTTAACGGGGAGCAGTTAATGACATCCTTTGGCGGCCTTGGTATTGGAGAAGGGGAATTATATTTCCCCTATGGCCTGGATTTTGATGATAACGGAAACATTTATGTTACAGAGCGGGCGTTAGGCAGGATCAGTGTGTTTGGCTATCCCACGCTTACTTCCGGGAGGTGA
- a CDS encoding electron transfer flavoprotein subunit beta/FixA family protein yields MEIIVCIKQVPDTTEVKIDPEKGTLMREGVPSIVNPFDKNAVEAALQLRDEKGGKVTVITMGPPQAVDALRECLAMGADEAVLLSDRAFASSDTWATSYTLAMAIEKIGNYDLILCGKQAIDGDTAQVGPGIAEHIGLPQVTYVQKIRETNDDGLVVERAIEGGYEVLTVGLPAMIAVEKSINEPRFPTMMGTMKAHKKEVPTWGAAEIEADEDKLGMNGSPTRVKRIFAPERKSQGEMIEGDDENQVCTLLVEKLLDKKVI; encoded by the coding sequence ATGGAGATTATTGTCTGTATCAAACAGGTACCGGACACCACAGAGGTCAAAATTGACCCTGAAAAAGGTACGCTTATGCGTGAAGGGGTACCAAGTATTGTGAACCCGTTCGATAAGAACGCGGTGGAGGCTGCTCTGCAGCTAAGAGATGAAAAAGGCGGTAAGGTAACTGTAATTACCATGGGCCCGCCGCAAGCTGTGGATGCTTTAAGGGAGTGTCTGGCCATGGGTGCTGACGAAGCTGTACTGCTCAGCGACCGTGCCTTTGCCAGCTCCGACACCTGGGCCACTTCTTACACTTTGGCCATGGCCATTGAAAAGATTGGCAACTATGACTTAATTCTTTGCGGTAAGCAGGCCATCGACGGTGACACTGCCCAGGTTGGCCCGGGGATTGCCGAGCATATCGGTCTGCCGCAGGTAACTTATGTACAGAAGATCCGTGAAACCAACGATGACGGTCTGGTAGTAGAGCGGGCCATCGAAGGCGGTTATGAAGTGCTGACCGTGGGTCTGCCGGCTATGATTGCTGTGGAGAAATCCATTAACGAGCCGCGCTTCCCCACCATGATGGGCACCATGAAAGCTCATAAGAAAGAAGTACCCACCTGGGGTGCTGCTGAAATCGAAGCTGATGAAGATAAGCTGGGCATGAACGGTTCCCCCACCCGTGTTAAGCGGATTTTTGCTCCGGAGCGCAAGAGCCAGGGCGAAATGATCGAGGGTGACGATGAGAACCAAGTATGCACTTTGTTAGTTGAAAAATTATTGGATAAGAAAGTTATATAG
- a CDS encoding FAD-binding protein, whose product MGVKIIVDECIGCEACIDACPFPGAVEMKDDVAVLTDKCTGCGACADACPSDAIEVEETEVKVDVDIKDYRGVWVFIEQRDKHIAGVALELVSEGRKLADELGVELAGVVLGEDVEDLAKDVFAYGADKVYLVDGPVFKDYRTDPYTDVIVDMINEYKPEIVLFGATNNGRDFAARIAVRVHAGLTADCTELSIDPETRELWQTRPAFGGNIMATIICPQHRPQMATVRPKVMKKAEPDYNKTGEIVRVQSDVKEEDISTKIQEIVEHAVKTLNLAEADIIVSGGRGIGGPENYHLIEELANALNGAAGASRAAVDAGWVPHYRQVGQTGKTVAPKIYVACGISGAIQHLAGMQTSDVIIAINKDPEAPIFKVATYGIVGDLHKVVPILTKKFQELKEAN is encoded by the coding sequence ATGGGTGTAAAAATTATTGTAGATGAATGTATTGGCTGTGAAGCCTGTATAGATGCGTGTCCGTTTCCTGGCGCCGTTGAGATGAAAGATGATGTGGCGGTTCTGACCGACAAGTGTACCGGTTGCGGTGCTTGTGCAGATGCCTGCCCCAGCGATGCCATTGAAGTGGAAGAAACAGAAGTCAAGGTTGATGTAGATATTAAAGACTACAGAGGCGTTTGGGTATTTATCGAGCAGCGCGATAAGCATATTGCCGGTGTTGCTCTGGAATTGGTAAGTGAAGGCCGTAAGCTGGCCGACGAGCTTGGTGTGGAGTTGGCCGGTGTTGTACTGGGTGAAGACGTGGAAGATCTGGCTAAAGATGTCTTTGCTTACGGTGCCGATAAGGTATATCTGGTGGATGGCCCGGTATTTAAGGACTATCGTACCGATCCCTACACCGATGTTATCGTTGATATGATTAACGAATACAAGCCGGAAATCGTGCTCTTTGGTGCTACCAACAACGGTCGTGACTTCGCTGCCCGTATTGCGGTACGCGTTCATGCCGGTCTGACTGCCGACTGCACCGAGCTGAGCATTGACCCCGAAACCCGCGAACTGTGGCAGACCCGTCCTGCCTTCGGTGGTAACATTATGGCCACCATCATCTGCCCGCAGCATCGCCCGCAGATGGCAACAGTTCGTCCCAAGGTTATGAAGAAAGCCGAGCCGGACTACAACAAGACCGGTGAGATTGTACGTGTACAATCTGATGTTAAAGAAGAAGACATCTCCACCAAGATTCAGGAAATCGTGGAGCATGCTGTTAAGACCCTGAACCTGGCCGAAGCCGATATTATCGTATCCGGTGGCCGTGGTATCGGTGGTCCCGAGAACTACCATCTGATTGAAGAGCTGGCCAACGCCCTAAACGGAGCTGCCGGTGCTTCCCGTGCCGCCGTTGATGCCGGTTGGGTACCTCACTACCGTCAGGTAGGCCAGACCGGTAAAACCGTTGCTCCCAAGATCTATGTAGCTTGCGGTATCTCCGGTGCTATCCAGCACTTGGCCGGTATGCAGACCTCTGATGTAATCATCGCCATCAACAAAGATCCGGAAGCGCCCATCTTCAAGGTGGCCACTTACGGTATCGTAGGCGACCTGCACAAGGTTGTACCCATCTTGACCAAGAAGTTCCAGGAATTAAAAGAAGCTAACTAA